From the bacterium genome, the window CCGCGAGCAGGGGGGCGCGGCGCGACACCCGAATAGGGCGACGTGACAAAACGGGGGGGAGCCTTCGCGCTGTTGCTCGGGTTGTGCGCTGCGCCCCACACGGGCGCCGCCCAGGCCGCCGCGGCGCCCGCCGCCATCACCTCGGACGCCGGAGCGGGACGCGCGGTCTGGGACACCGCCCCACCACGCGTGGCCGTGCCCGCGCCGCTGCCGTCGCGGGGCGCCGCGTTCGCCTCACGGATCGCGCGTCAGGCGCTCGCCTACCTGGGCCGGCCGTATCGGTGGTCCGGCCTGGGAGGCCGCGGATTCGATTGCTCGGGTCTCGTTGTCCGGGTGTTCGGCGCGCTCGGCGTCTCGGTGCCGCACTCGTCGTCGGGCCAGTATCAGGCCGGCCGGGCGGTCCCCGCCGCCTCGCTTGGCCCGGGCGATCTCGTGTTCTTCCGCACGTACACCAGCGGTCCGTCGCACGTCGGTATCTACCTGGGGGCCCGCCGGTTCATCCACGCCTCGGTGTCGCGGGGCGTCATCGTGTCGTCGATGGAC encodes:
- a CDS encoding C40 family peptidase, yielding MTKRGGAFALLLGLCAAPHTGAAQAAAAPAAITSDAGAGRAVWDTAPPRVAVPAPLPSRGAAFASRIARQALAYLGRPYRWSGLGGRGFDCSGLVVRVFGALGVSVPHSSSGQYQAGRAVPAASLGPGDLVFFRTYTSGPSHVGIYLGARRFIHASVSRGVIVSSMDDPYYRRRFLGARRY